Genomic window (Cellulosilyticum lentocellum DSM 5427):
ACAAGTATAGCTATCAGCATCCCATGTTATTTTAAACCCCATGGCTTCTGCAACAGCCCTTATGGGTAGCATCACTTTCCCTTGATTATGACTTATCTTTAATCCTTTTAAATCTATAAGTCTACCGTCAACCTCTACATGCTCTACAAGTATTTGACTTAAAGCCGTGTATACCTTTCCTATATCAATATGACTATTTTGCATTGCCTTTGACAGTACTTCTACTTTTTCTTCATTAGGCATTATTTCTGACCAGGTATCTATTGGATAAGCTTTTAAATCTATAAGTCCTAGCTGCTCTGCTTTTTTCATTGCTGGCATTGCATAATGTGTATCCATAATAGGTATTAACTCTGTATCTGTTGTATTAATGATTGCTATAATAAACTCTGCTCTTGTAATTGCTACATCCATATTGATTTGGTGAATAGATACGAGATCCTCACTCTTTTC
Coding sequences:
- a CDS encoding copper amine oxidase N-terminal domain-containing protein is translated as MKRYFKVLGLSLCIGLANTCVFAQEIQLVPTVAPVEKSEDLVSIHQINMDVAITRAEFIIAIINTTDTELIPIMDTHYAMPAMKKAEQLGLIDLKAYPIDTWSEIMPNEEKVEVLSKAMQNSHIDIGKVYTALSQILVEHVEVDGRLIDLKGLKISHNQGKVMLPIRAVAEAMGFKITWDADSYTCTLNNGSITSTVQVGFDSYHYSSVKAIGMSAPFSAGAAPRLIEGTLYVPVDYFSMFADSEVTNSTVSFTKK